CTCGTCGTCCGGCGAATCGGAGTCGGACGTATCCTCTGGGTCGGGCGGGTCCTCGGCGGCGGACGGCTCCTCGGAGTCGGACGTGTCCCCGGCGTCGGTCTCGATGTCCGGTTCGGCACGGGCGAACGCCTCGGCGTCGTCGACGACGTCGCGAACGCGCGACTCCACCTCGGCGGTGACGTTCGAGTCGGCCACCTTGCTCGCGCGGATGGTCTCGTCGATGTCGCGGGCGGCGCGGCTCAGCCCCAGTTCGCGCACGCGCTCCCGGACCGCCTCGTCCGGGTCGGCGAACGAGACGTCGTACTCGCTGGTCGTCTCGAACTCGCGGCGGTCGGTGACGCGGGCGACCAGCGCACCACGCTCGGCGAGGAACGACTCGACGTCGGCCGGGGCGATGCGCTCGCCGTCGCCCTCGACGGTGACGATGACGACGCAGTCCTCGACGTCGTACTGCCCGGCCTGCTCGCGGACGCGCTCGACGCCCTCGCCGTCGCCGAGTTCCACGTCGACGAAGACGAACTCGCGGGTCTCGATGCCACGCCGGGAGATGCCGACGTCGCCGTCGAACTCGACGATGTTGTAGCCGCGGTCCTCCCGCTCGTCGGCGCTCGCGCGCTCGGTCGACCCGCAGTAGGTGACCCACGTGTCGGCGACCTGCGCGCGGTCGGCCTTGTGGTTGTCTCCGAGGAGGAGCGCACCGAACTCGACGGGGGAGCCCTCGACGATGTCGCGGGCGTCCCACTCGCCGAAGTCGAACGGCTGGAACAGGCCGTGAGTGACGAGGGCGGCGTGGTCGGCGTCGTGGTCCTCGAACTCGTACTCCAGCGCGTCGCGCTGGGAGCGCGGGACGAAGTCCAGCCCGTAGAACGCCGTGTTCCCGACGACGTGCGGAGAGGCGTCGAGGCGGACGGCGAGGCCGAGCGACTCGAACAGGTCGAGCCACTGCGCGTCTCGCTTCGCCTCGTGGTTGCCGACGACGGCGAGGAAGGGGACGTCGGCGGCGGCGAGCGTCCGGAGGGCATCGAGCGTCCCGAGGATGTCCTGGAGGCTCGGGCGTCGGTCGTGGAAGAGGTCGCCAGCGTGGACGACGGCGTCGACGTCGTCCGCGGCGGCGTCGTCGAGGACCCGGCGGAACGCGTCGAGGAAGTCCTCGCGACGCTCGGGTCGGTGGTACTGCTGGTACCCGATGTGGGTGTCCCCGGTGTGGATGACCCGCGTCATATCAGTCTGGCGTGTCTTTCGGTCCCGCCGGTAAATCCGTTGCGTGACCGGAGTGGAACTGGTCGGGGTCGGGTCGCCCTCACCCGAACTCGCACGCTCGCCGGTACCGTTCGAACGCGGCGAGCGCATCGTGGCCCTCGCCGCGACGGTCGACGGCCGCGCGGA
This region of Halomarina salina genomic DNA includes:
- the mre11 gene encoding DNA double-strand break repair protein Mre11, producing the protein MTRVIHTGDTHIGYQQYHRPERREDFLDAFRRVLDDAAADDVDAVVHAGDLFHDRRPSLQDILGTLDALRTLAAADVPFLAVVGNHEAKRDAQWLDLFESLGLAVRLDASPHVVGNTAFYGLDFVPRSQRDALEYEFEDHDADHAALVTHGLFQPFDFGEWDARDIVEGSPVEFGALLLGDNHKADRAQVADTWVTYCGSTERASADEREDRGYNIVEFDGDVGISRRGIETREFVFVDVELGDGEGVERVREQAGQYDVEDCVVIVTVEGDGERIAPADVESFLAERGALVARVTDRREFETTSEYDVSFADPDEAVRERVRELGLSRAARDIDETIRASKVADSNVTAEVESRVRDVVDDAEAFARAEPDIETDAGDTSDSEEPSAAEDPPDPEDTSDSDSPDDERDSEEATDSSPTDTPPTDTPPEEAVANADGEDQSTWGDF